The Chryseobacterium oranimense genome contains the following window.
TTTTTTGTCCGTCCCCGGACTGTGCGTATTTTTCCATATTGGTGTGCTGTAGGATATTCAGTTTATTTGTTCCGGGGTTCATAAATAAGCTGTACCACTCCGGATCTGAAAACATTGGTAGTCATCAGCTTCAGTTCCAGCCTTTCTCTGAGGTCTTCAAACAGAGGTTTTCCATTTCCTAAGGCAACAGGATGAACAGAAACTCTGTAAACATCAATCAGATTCAGCTGAATGAAAGTTTTGATGAGACTTGCACCGCCGTACAGCCAGATGTTTTTACCATCCTGCTTTTTAATTTCTTCTACTTTTTCTGCAATGTCAGAATTAATGAAAGTTGCATTTTCATCTTTTCTGTCCTGACTTGAAAAAACATATTTATTTTTGGAATGAATGGTGCCCCAGAATTCTTTTTCTTCAGGACCTGCACTTTCTTCCGGCTGATACGTTCCCCAGGAATCATAGCTTACCCGTCCGTAGAAAATGGTATCGATACTGTCCAGAAACTCATTAAAGTTCATATCGTCATCCATGATGCACCAGTCTGTTTCACCATTAGGACCTTCGATGAATCCATCTAACGTGACGGCCAAGTCAAGAATTATTTTTCTCATAAATAGTATAATTAATTATTTAATAAATTTATAATATTCTTTCCGGAAGGCATATTGGAGAATGAGTCAGCTATTTGAAGTTTACCCTTTCTTCATGATAGCCTCTTATTTTACTACTGCTGCCTCTTAACAGTTTAGGATTGAGTGTTCCTGTTTTTTCTGCTGTGAATTTAAAGCTCATTATGCCCAGTCTTTCTCCAGGTTTGGAAAATTCTTCTTTTTTTATAGTATAACTTCCGGCCGGACCAATCTTTATGGTATCAGCAGCCTGCTCTATAAACGTCTGTATATTGCTGTCTTCTTTATTTTTTACTCTAACGCTTTTGGAAAAATAGAGGACATTTACATCGTGCAGATCAGACCATTGAAGGGTATAATCACTTTTTAAAGATGCTTCTTTGGTATAGATAATGTTTCCGGGGCTGCTTAATTTCAAGGCGGGAATATGGGCCAGAAAGAACTTTTTCCCATTGGCTAATTGGATATGTAGTTCGTAAGTGTTGTTTTTCGGAGCTACATGTTCAGCGCGGTAATCGTAGTTTTTGCTGTAATACAGCTGTTGCATGATTTTATATTCCGCTTTTTTTCCATTGACAGATATTTTCACTGAATCGTTGCCAAATTCTTTTCCTTTCTTATCATACAAGATTACGGAAACGCTGTTGTCTTTTTCGTCCGTCAGGCTCTGATAAATCTCAATTTCAGCCTTTATATCGGAAATATCTGTAATCCTGGATACGGGAGCCGGTCCGGAACAGGAATTGATCAGGAAATACGTACAGAACACTAGGATAGAAAGCTTTGTTATTATGCAGCTGTTAGTTTTCATTTGCTTATCTAATTATAAATTGATCATCATTATTTGATAAGTTCCTTCGAATAATTGTAAACAGACTTATTGTATCTCGGTAAATGGGCAGAAAGTGATTCTAAAACTAATGACAATGCTTCTTTATCATGATTGACGGAAGAAAGTGACAGGGCCAAAAAAGCATTGACAGCATCATCCAGCTCATCAGAATAATTTTCTTTTTCTTCCCTCAATATTTCTATGCTCTCAAAAAATTTTCCATTGTTGCGCAATGTACTTGCCAGCTGAATTCTTGCTCTTCTTCTCCGTAATCCGGTAAGCCCTAACTGTAGAGCAGATCTGTACAGCGGTTCTGCATTTTTTTCAAAGCCGGTGGAATCGTAGGCGCAGGCTTTTTCAAAATCTGCAATGGCATTAGGTTCGCCCGCCGATATTTTGTCTGTATGTACTTTTATTTTATCAATAAAATCATTGTCGGGAATGGTTCCCAGCTGATTCCATATGGTTTTTAATTCTTCCTCCCAAAGTTCAAAATCTTTCATCTTCTAATCGGTTTTATCAGTCTTCTATGGCTTCAATACCCTGATCTTTCAGCTTCTGAAGATGATCTTTCATAGTTTTAAGCTGTTCCGGCGAATGTCCCTGCCATTCTTCCACCTCTCCAATGACCTTAAAAGGGTGCTGGGACCGGTAAGATTTTGTCGGGTTACCTGGGAATTTTTTATCGGTTAAATTAGGATCATCCTCAATAGGACCGGTTGGCTCCACGATATAAATTCTTTCTCTGCCTTCTCCGAAAGCCAGTTCTGCTCCCCAGGTTGCTGCCTCCAGAGTAGCGGAAAGGTAAATGTATTTTGCTTTTCTTTTCGTTCCGTAGTTTGAGCTGAAACCGATCTCGATGAGGTCTCCGGTTTTAAGGTCGGCTTTGGTGCCGTGATAGTAAACTGTAGGCTCTTCAGAAGGATTTGAATTCATTATTCAGGATTTTTGGGTATATTGTGAATACTTGGATTAATTATGCTTCAGATTGTACTTCCGCATCTTTATAGATATTCCAGAAGTTGTAGTCGGTCATGGGAGCATCTGTTATTCCCACATTCCGTCCCATGGTTACAATTTGTCCTCTGTGATAGGTTCCGTGGATGATGGCGTGCTGAATGTATTCATACTTTGAAAAATCACACTGGAACCACGGAGAATCTATTTTTACGTTTTCGGTTAAATCTTCTTCGGATAGAGTTTCAACGTAATCCGCTAATTTCTGAGAATTCTTTTTTATCCCTGCAAAGATTTCTTCTTTACTCATTGCGGCTGAAATTTCTGCAAAATTAAAATCCGCTCCGGAAATATGGCTCCACCAGTATTCCTGTGTTTGCCAGATGTGATGCAGCGTTAATAAAATGGTAGGAAAACTGGAAATTACTTCCTGATTAAGCTGTTCATCAGACTTTTCAGAAAGCCAGTCGATGTACTTGCTAACAACCCAGTTGTTATACTGAACACTGTGCGTGATTAATGTTTTTAAGCTCATGATGATTAATATTTTGTTTGATGATTTTGGTGAGATAAAAATAAGTAAAATATTAACCGGATTTTTATAATAACAAAAACATCTTATAATACAATCATCTTCAATGACGTACAGAGACCTTAAAATAAAGGTTCTCCATTTAAATCCGTGGTCAATACCTCACTCATATAATCAAAAAACGGACGCATGGCCAGTAAAGTAAGAAGGGCTTCTTGCTGGAATCCGTCTGACAGCACTTCTTTATCTGTAAAATTTCGTCTTACTACATATTGCTTTTTTCTGATAAGATCTATGGCGGGATGATCCTTATCAAAACCTCTGGGAGCTGTTTTTACAGCATCACCTTCGATTTGCCCGAAGTATTTTGTAAATGTTTTATCAGAAGTAATCTTGTCAATTTCTGTCGTACTGATTTCAAATTCTTTACGGATCCGGAGCAGATCTTTAGCGTCCGGTCCCCAGAATCCTCCTCCTACAAAGCTGTTACCGGGTTCCAATTGAATATAATATCCTCCTCTCAGCATCGGTTTTGAACGGGAGTATCCAACCCCGAAATTGTTCTTGTATGGAGTCTGGTCTTTGGAAAAACGAACATCCCTGTAAATCCTGAAGATATGGATGCCTTTTAAATTATCATGTTCCTGAAGCTCGTTATAAATTTTATTGAAAAATGCCTTGTTTTCTTTCACAACCGCATCATATTCAGATTTGTGCAGGGCAAACCATTCGCGGGTGTTGTTCTTTTCTAATTGCTTAAGGAATTCAAGGGTCTTTTTCATATTACTATATAAATATATTCAGTTTCATTGTTCAAAAATAGCAAAAATCGCTCTGTCAACAGAACGATTTTAAGTATATAGAAGCTATACTGTTACTTCATTTGCTGCTGTTCCAGTTTCCTTTCCGTCTGTATTTACCAATTTCTCTGCTAAAGTTATTTCTGAAACATCCATTCCGCTTTCAAGATCCTTCATCATGGCGAGAAGC
Protein-coding sequences here:
- a CDS encoding DinB family protein, yielding MSLKTLITHSVQYNNWVVSKYIDWLSEKSDEQLNQEVISSFPTILLTLHHIWQTQEYWWSHISGADFNFAEISAAMSKEEIFAGIKKNSQKLADYVETLSEEDLTENVKIDSPWFQCDFSKYEYIQHAIIHGTYHRGQIVTMGRNVGITDAPMTDYNFWNIYKDAEVQSEA
- a CDS encoding DUF2461 domain-containing protein; protein product: MKKTLEFLKQLEKNNTREWFALHKSEYDAVVKENKAFFNKIYNELQEHDNLKGIHIFRIYRDVRFSKDQTPYKNNFGVGYSRSKPMLRGGYYIQLEPGNSFVGGGFWGPDAKDLLRIRKEFEISTTEIDKITSDKTFTKYFGQIEGDAVKTAPRGFDKDHPAIDLIRKKQYVVRRNFTDKEVLSDGFQQEALLTLLAMRPFFDYMSEVLTTDLNGEPLF
- a CDS encoding dihydrofolate reductase family protein, producing the protein MRKIILDLAVTLDGFIEGPNGETDWCIMDDDMNFNEFLDSIDTIFYGRVSYDSWGTYQPEESAGPEEKEFWGTIHSKNKYVFSSQDRKDENATFINSDIAEKVEEIKKQDGKNIWLYGGASLIKTFIQLNLIDVYRVSVHPVALGNGKPLFEDLRERLELKLMTTNVFRSGVVQLIYEPRNK
- a CDS encoding tetratricopeptide repeat protein yields the protein MKDFELWEEELKTIWNQLGTIPDNDFIDKIKVHTDKISAGEPNAIADFEKACAYDSTGFEKNAEPLYRSALQLGLTGLRRRRARIQLASTLRNNGKFFESIEILREEKENYSDELDDAVNAFLALSLSSVNHDKEALSLVLESLSAHLPRYNKSVYNYSKELIK
- the arr gene encoding NAD(+)--rifampin ADP-ribosyltransferase: MNSNPSEEPTVYYHGTKADLKTGDLIEIGFSSNYGTKRKAKYIYLSATLEAATWGAELAFGEGRERIYIVEPTGPIEDDPNLTDKKFPGNPTKSYRSQHPFKVIGEVEEWQGHSPEQLKTMKDHLQKLKDQGIEAIED